The Rhodopseudomonas palustris genome window below encodes:
- a CDS encoding adenylate/guanylate cyclase domain-containing protein, protein MRRLNASTQPIWNGLLRGRARLRRWMRSKSMRAVAAALLTLLALTALRAYDPRLVHETKERAFDAYQRLSPRPHADLPVRIVDIDEASLAAFGQWPWPRTRLAALTKRLGDLGAGVVAYDIIFSEPDRTTPGRLATELGDADLPDRDLTVALLKSLPDHDASFAQAMQKTPTVLGFAAIRLANATRPSVKAGLAAVGVTPAAVLPPFRGAVSNLPLLDEAAAGIGAINLSARDRSGVVRRLPMLMSDGARVYPSLAIEALRVVQNQKGIVVRGTGASGDADTGRAALLDMRVGQFKLPLTHDGEAWVYFNRDRPDRYVSVKDVLDPAKEAEMREQLEGMIVLVGTSAAGLLDARATPLGQVVPGVAIQAQMIEQIIAQDFIERPDWADGFEIVLTLLLGSLVAALLLIAGARFSLIACGVVFLAAIGGSWIAFSQFRLLIDPVYPSLATLLTYVAVERVLHMASDREKRFARQAFGQYLAPELLAKLEQAPDAMRLGGETRDLSVMFMDVRGFTPISETLSATELVDFINTLLSPLSDAIQDELGTIDKYIGDSIMAFWNAPVDVPDHAARACRAALKMRAVVEQLNDADAFGFAARGLADPVVRIGVGINTGAACVGNMGSAKRFNYSAMGDVVNVAARIESASKSFGTDLLVSEDVARAAPNIALLEAGEIMLKGKSRPTRLYALAGDETFAATAQCAELKRRHRLLLEALAAADATAAADAVAACRTAAPPTLAGLYDHFAERVGAIGGVQATAAMRAR, encoded by the coding sequence ATGCGCCGCCTGAACGCTTCGACGCAGCCGATCTGGAACGGGTTGCTACGTGGCCGGGCGCGGCTGCGCCGCTGGATGCGCAGTAAATCCATGCGCGCGGTGGCCGCGGCGCTGCTGACGCTGCTGGCGCTGACCGCGTTGCGCGCCTACGACCCGCGGCTGGTCCACGAAACCAAGGAACGCGCCTTCGACGCCTATCAGCGGCTGTCGCCGCGGCCGCATGCCGATCTGCCGGTGCGCATCGTCGATATCGACGAGGCTTCGCTCGCCGCCTTCGGGCAATGGCCGTGGCCGCGCACCCGGCTCGCCGCGCTGACCAAGCGGCTCGGCGACCTCGGCGCCGGCGTGGTCGCCTACGACATCATCTTCTCGGAGCCGGACCGCACCACGCCGGGCCGCCTCGCAACCGAGCTCGGCGACGCCGATCTGCCGGACCGCGATCTCACCGTGGCGCTGCTGAAGAGCCTGCCGGATCACGATGCGAGCTTCGCCCAGGCGATGCAGAAGACGCCGACGGTGCTCGGCTTCGCCGCGATCCGATTGGCCAACGCCACGCGGCCGTCGGTGAAGGCGGGCCTCGCCGCGGTCGGCGTGACGCCCGCCGCCGTGCTGCCGCCGTTCCGGGGCGCGGTCTCCAATCTTCCGCTGCTCGACGAGGCCGCCGCCGGAATCGGCGCGATCAATCTGTCGGCGCGCGACCGGTCCGGCGTGGTCCGCCGGCTGCCGATGCTGATGTCCGACGGCGCGCGCGTCTATCCGAGCCTGGCGATCGAGGCGCTGCGCGTGGTGCAGAACCAGAAGGGCATCGTGGTGCGCGGCACCGGCGCCAGCGGCGACGCCGACACCGGCCGCGCCGCGCTGCTCGACATGCGGGTCGGCCAGTTCAAGCTGCCGCTGACGCATGACGGCGAGGCCTGGGTGTATTTCAACCGCGACCGCCCCGACCGTTACGTGTCGGTCAAGGACGTGCTCGACCCGGCGAAGGAGGCCGAGATGCGCGAGCAGCTCGAGGGCATGATCGTGCTCGTCGGCACCTCCGCCGCCGGCCTTCTGGATGCGCGGGCGACGCCGCTCGGCCAGGTGGTGCCGGGCGTCGCGATCCAGGCGCAGATGATCGAGCAGATCATCGCGCAGGATTTCATCGAGCGGCCGGACTGGGCCGACGGCTTCGAGATTGTGCTGACGCTGCTGCTCGGCTCGCTGGTCGCGGCGCTGCTGCTGATCGCCGGCGCGCGGTTCTCGCTGATCGCCTGCGGCGTGGTGTTTCTCGCCGCGATCGGTGGATCGTGGATCGCGTTCTCGCAGTTCCGGCTGCTGATCGATCCGGTGTATCCGTCGCTGGCGACGCTGCTGACCTATGTGGCGGTCGAGCGCGTGCTGCACATGGCGTCCGACCGCGAGAAGAGATTCGCGCGTCAGGCGTTCGGGCAATATCTCGCCCCCGAGCTGCTGGCCAAGCTCGAGCAGGCGCCCGACGCGATGCGGCTCGGCGGCGAGACCCGCGACCTCAGCGTGATGTTCATGGACGTGCGCGGCTTCACGCCGATCTCGGAGACGCTGAGCGCGACCGAGTTGGTGGATTTCATCAACACGCTGCTGTCGCCATTGTCGGATGCGATCCAGGACGAGCTCGGCACCATCGACAAATACATCGGCGACTCGATCATGGCGTTCTGGAACGCGCCGGTCGACGTGCCGGATCACGCCGCACGCGCCTGCCGCGCCGCGCTGAAGATGCGGGCGGTGGTCGAACAGCTCAACGACGCCGACGCGTTCGGCTTCGCCGCGCGCGGGCTCGCCGATCCGGTGGTGCGGATCGGTGTCGGCATCAACACCGGCGCGGCCTGCGTCGGAAACATGGGCTCGGCCAAACGGTTCAACTATTCGGCGATGGGCGACGTGGTCAACGTCGCGGCACGGATCGAGAGCGCGTCGAAGAGCTTCGGCACCGACCTGTTAGTCTCCGAGGACGTCGCCCGCGCCGCACCGAACATCGCGCTGCTCGAAGCCGGCGAGATCATGCTGAAAGGCAAATCCCGCCCGACGCGGCTCTACGCGCTCGCCGGCGACGAGACGTTCGCCGCGACGGCGCAATGCGCCGAACTGAAGCGGCGGCACCGGCTGCTGCTGGAGGCGCTGGCCGCAGCCGACGCGACGGCCGCGGCCGACGCAGTCGCGGCCTGCCGCACCGCCGCGCCGCCGACGCTGGCGGGGCTGTATGATCACTTCGCGGAACGGGTGGGAGCGATCGGTGGGGTGCAGGCAACGGCCGCAATGCGGGCGCGGTGA
- a CDS encoding decaprenyl-phosphate phosphoribosyltransferase: MTISVRSNCLINLSCRHQFTGNFIQSDFTMHNAIPAHPPVAQILGLIKLMRLKQWVKNGFVLAPLIFAGEFLNPTAISQALSAFLLFCVASSATYIINDMHDVQRDRRHPTKCKSRPLAAGSVSTAAAFILLGCLYCILVFGWLVAPKVILVIAAYLALNLAYTFVLKHQPVVDIFVIAIGFVLRVYAGAMALDVPVSSWMFITTLCLALYLAAVKRRQELSRSGTEGRKVLERYSVALVDRYAEMSATGALLFYSMFVMSAKPALVITVPLVLFGLFRYWFVVEAFDGGESPTDALLTDWQLLVTVLLWGVACGWALWPAG; this comes from the coding sequence TTGACCATATCTGTTCGCAGTAATTGTCTTATCAATCTCAGTTGCCGGCATCAATTTACCGGCAACTTTATCCAAAGTGATTTTACGATGCACAATGCCATTCCAGCTCACCCGCCAGTAGCGCAGATATTAGGTCTGATCAAGCTGATGCGGCTGAAGCAGTGGGTGAAGAACGGCTTCGTTCTGGCACCGCTGATTTTTGCGGGAGAGTTCTTGAATCCGACAGCGATCAGCCAGGCGCTGTCGGCCTTTCTGCTGTTCTGCGTGGCTTCGTCGGCAACCTACATCATCAACGATATGCACGACGTTCAGCGCGACCGTCGTCATCCGACGAAGTGCAAGAGCAGACCTTTGGCCGCGGGAAGCGTCTCGACGGCCGCAGCCTTCATCCTGCTTGGATGCCTTTATTGCATCTTGGTATTCGGATGGCTTGTTGCGCCTAAAGTCATACTGGTTATTGCTGCTTATCTCGCACTCAATCTTGCTTACACGTTCGTCCTGAAACATCAGCCTGTTGTCGACATCTTCGTCATCGCTATCGGCTTTGTCCTGCGGGTATACGCGGGAGCGATGGCGCTGGATGTTCCAGTATCATCATGGATGTTCATCACCACGCTCTGTCTCGCGTTGTACCTCGCCGCTGTAAAGCGACGTCAAGAACTCAGTCGAAGCGGAACGGAAGGGCGCAAGGTGCTTGAAAGATATTCCGTGGCGCTGGTAGATCGATATGCTGAGATGTCCGCAACCGGAGCGCTGTTGTTCTACAGCATGTTCGTGATGTCGGCCAAGCCAGCGCTAGTGATCACGGTCCCTCTGGTCCTGTTCGGCCTGTTTCGCTACTGGTTCGTCGTTGAAGCGTTCGATGGCGGCGAGTCCCCTACTGATGCTCTGCTTACCGACTGGCAATTGCTGGTCACGGTATTGCTTTGGGGAGTTGCTTGCGGCTGGGCCCTGTGGCCGGCCGGCTGA
- a CDS encoding GtrA family protein, with amino-acid sequence MEASTKLAISYAIFAVMATAINIAAQDAVVRLFEGAIAVAASVVVGTAAGLMAKYLLDKRYIFRFRTRGAADDARIFALYSAMGVATTLVFWLVEFGFHVAFGSKEMRYVGGVIGLAIGYIAKYHLDKRFVFRAEAP; translated from the coding sequence ATGGAAGCTTCAACAAAACTAGCCATTAGTTACGCCATATTTGCCGTGATGGCCACCGCAATCAACATCGCTGCGCAAGACGCTGTTGTTCGCCTGTTTGAAGGTGCGATCGCGGTCGCGGCTTCAGTGGTCGTGGGTACTGCAGCCGGGCTGATGGCAAAATACCTTCTCGACAAGCGTTATATTTTTCGATTTCGGACCCGCGGTGCGGCCGACGACGCGCGGATATTCGCCCTTTATAGTGCGATGGGTGTAGCGACGACCCTCGTGTTCTGGCTGGTGGAGTTCGGCTTTCACGTTGCCTTCGGATCCAAGGAGATGCGCTACGTCGGCGGCGTCATCGGATTGGCAATTGGCTATATTGCGAAATACCACCTCGACAAGCGCTTTGTCTTCCGTGCGGAGGCTCCATGA